ttgggtgtctttgttttttgtctttgtgtttatatcataatcataaattagatttgaaTTCCTTGCCATATGTGTTTTTAGGTTATATCTCTCCTCGTCTTAGTTATCATTGTTTTGACATCACATCTCAATGAATGTATACTTCtcttcacatttttttaatgaacaagtGTTTTGTTTTGACAAATCTAAACAAATTGCACAACCAGCCCTTACTCCCTCTCTTAAAAATTCTACCAATGTGCCTAATTTCCTCACCTCGCCAATTTTTCACTCTCCTACGCTTACAACCTCTCGTTCCTGCCCACTAACAATAGCCTATTAATCATGCTCTTACATCACCATATGCATGTTTCTCTAAAAATCATATTGCGGGTATAAGTTCGACCCCCTTCTGAATTGCAACGAGACAGGTCTAATGTTGTTGGTTATCTTAGGTCTCTTGTTACTAGTTCTTCAATATCTAACTGTGATGCCTCTGTTGCAAGCTCTACCTCTGTTGCTGGATAAAATTTGGTTGATGACATCTCCTCTTATTCATTGCAACATCATCAAAGTTCAATTCTTCATGCCTCACTGTCTATGGTTTATCGACATCATATGGTTCTTCGTCCACGGTTGCCAAAGATAGCCAATCTAACAACTTCTTCAACCTCATTTGACAGTCATAAATCTCGGGTAGTCTATAGTCTTGCCTATGATCCACTTACTTTTATTACGCTAACAGATATAAGGCTTGACAAGATAAGtatattcttgaaatttttcaTTGGGCAAGTATGTCTTTTTGTAGGCCTgttgatacttttttttctaCATCAAAGGTTGTTTAAGTATCcgattgcttttttttatcctacatgttttttataatttataagtgGTCTTCAATATCTCATTTTTACAAgaccatatatttattttgttgttaacaAAGTTTGTCGGTATATGTATGCTCCTATAGATGCACATTGGGTTGTTGTTAAACACATTCTATGTTATCTTAAGGGTTTGGTTTCCTTTGGTCTTCATATCACCTATAGctcctttttttccttgcatGGTTTTGCAGATGTTGATTAGGTTGGTAGTGTTGATGATCATAAATCTACAAATTgctatcttcttttctttagaCATACATTGATATCTTAGAAAGTCAAGGAAACAACGCACCATTATTTGTTCTTCTACCGAGGTTAAGTATAAAGCCTTAGCTGTTGGCACTTCTGAGGTCATATGGCTTCAATATTTATTGTCAAATTAGGATattactcttcttcttctttttttgtctacgatttggtgtgataatctgaGTGCTGTTAAACCTACTTTTGTGCTCGTACCAAGCATGCTAAGGTTGCTTATCATTTTATACGTGACAGAGTTGCTACAAAGGCCATTCAATTTTGCTTTATTTCTTCTAAGAATCAGCTTAAAAACATTCTTATAAAACGTGTCTCCACTACTTCTTTTACTGCTATTAAGTTCAAGTATCAAGTTGAACCTCCATCCTCAGCTTAAAGGgacatattataatatattatgtgttataaacttttatatatatatatatatatatatatatagagagagagagagagaggacatgtttattattctttttattgtaatCTTCACATTAACTATTATATATTGctctacatatataaataaaaaaggttgatTAACTAATAAGTTAAGCCTTCTATTATTCTTAACCTGACTTAGAAAATCATTAAGCGTTTATTTAACTTAAATCGGGAAATAAGAATATCAAAATGTAATGAGAAATTTAGCCTTTTCTTAAGTAATAATGGCATATATTACAAagcatttatattaaaatataaaatattgtggTTATACGTAACAGGAaggaattaaaatgatttacatacaaagaaatatttcaagtaaaataacaaatggtaattaataatttataaaatgcaCTAACAAATTGATCTAAATAAATGAAAGGTAATCATTACAATAATTTATGAAGAGAGCATTAATTTATGTTCCCATCCACGTCCTATGTCACAGGTTTGATTAGTCATTTAAAGAGTGGAAATAGGAGTTTCCATTAAAATACATGACAAAGTAGAAGAGTTGAGTACTAGATGTAATGCCTGTTTAGAATTGTGTttgcggttacttttcaaaatgtttttcattcagaaatgtattaaaataatatttttattattttttaaaaattatttttgatatatacgcatcaaaataatttaaaaacactaaaaaatatcaatttaaaacaaaaaatttttttaaaaaaaaacactttttaaactcaaaaacaaacatgataatAATATGCCTTTAAATGGGTTTCGACCTTGCAATGATTAAAATCCCCACTTGTTCAAAGCATGCTGAGGATAACACATCTTGAGTGGGTTTCGACTTTGGACATCCTGATTAATTAGTGGATTTAACTATTAGAAAGTGGGATTTAactattaattcaacaaatgtATAAAGAAAAGGTGTACCAATGGGAAAAGGCCATTTGGTTTAATTTCCTTGtaatttgtattaaaataagcGGAAGTGAGAATTAGAttgcttcaattttttaattagtggTGGCTCCCCCAATATTagcctttaattattattattagctaaAACTTTACGTAGATTTTGCTTAGTATTttacactatatatataaagccaATGTAATTTAGATTACTTTGCATTTTGGAGTTTGGAAAGTGACCTATGCATGACcaccttttttcttattattttttgtaagatGGATGTGATTTTTTCTCCCGttcctatatttattttttatattgatactTACAGTTTTAACATCATAAAATCTTTCATAAATatagatattattaaataaaaaaatacacatgtCAACGCATAAATTATTGTCACTCTTCAAACAGCCCATACAGTATCGCCTAGCAGCCAAACACCAGCTTTCAAAGCAATGTTGTAATTATCTCAATGGTGATGTGGATGGTCAACAAACCCCCGGTTTGGCATAACAccggccttttctttttttccttctttttgctCTCATCATTGACTACAGTGCCTACCCTTCAAATTTTTAAAGcaaccctttaatttattttttcttaagatttggtctttattcttttaattattatttttttatttgaaataatttataaaattagattttttttttaaaatttcatcatcctttaatatttttctccggttttatcctttaacattaaattagttgagaattgagcttcttgATTAAGCCAGGATTTAAGATTTTACGAGTTACAAGTTTGGGAGATTAAATCAGGTTTAAAAGATTCGCTCCGATTTgcttcgttttttttcttttttaagcttatattttttttcaatttcatccttcagtatttatttaattggagattgagctctggtatttttttttatttgctttctatatgatttttcactaattttgaGAACAATTGGGATATCTCGagtcattttatttgttgttatttgttaaatttagctttttaaaagaaatttttgtctttggattaaattaaattaagtgatTAAATAAAGGTATGAGATGTTCGCTTCcagatattttatttggtttgtttttttgggttgttgCTCTAGCTGCGCGGGCAACCTCTTTCAGTGTTGTCATGCAGCCTTTCAcgataattttaaaaccttctCAATGAGTTCTTTTTAGCAGTGAGGCAATGTCTACAGAGGAGCAACAATAAGTCTCAAAcgggcttttcttttttttccttccaaatataatattgacagtctatttttatagttaattattgtcatatctttcctttatttaatgttttttcaattatattattaaagtaACAAGCTCATTGAAACCAATCAATTTAATGActtgaatttcaaattttttatacttttttaaaaatattaacatcacctagatatttattttgtaagtttagGAGATTTTAACCCTACTCACAGTATAATATGCATCACTTATCTAGTTGAATGCTACATTTGGTGtctctataatattattataaaactcaTGAAAAATTGAAGGTAGTCTAACCAAGACTCACttgaaatcatttaaaattgattCAATTCCAACTCAGTTCAAAAACAAACTGAGctagattttaaattagtttaaaattttataaactaaGAACACCATTGATAGTGGAAAGTAGCTAGCGTTATGGCAACATTTTTTACCTAATTGTCACCCGTTGCGATTTGAATGCTTTAAACGTAGTTGAATTACATCAAAAGTTTACTCCAAATCCATGATTTTGGTAGGTTAAAACGCAATAATCAATACAGACCAAAAATAAGAAACATGTGTTTATGGCTCTCTATTTAGATCTCATatgttattataataataaaaaatatttttttgtttgaaaaatacaatgaaataatatttttttatttttaatattattacatcaaaataattttaaaattaaaaaaaattaaaatttttaaaaatatatttttaaaacataaaaaaaaaacacatttctaGAAATTAGCCCTAGCCGTCTTAGAAGACTAGGGTGATGTGATCTGATAAAGTAAAAGCATAACACCATCATTACATTGGACCCAAAATGACCGATTCTAATGAACTTGTGTATAGATGAGCAATGCCCAACGCTTGACAAAGCATACTTTTGATTTTGACATAGCATACGTGGGTCATTGCCCACAtgatattaaaatcttttttttattttttttttattttttttgtagtgaAGGACATAATACTCTAGcctaacatcttttttttttatgggttcaTGTTTGGATTcatttatatgtaattaaatcttCAAATTCTTGTAtctatattcataaaaatttctcatacaaaaataaaggtcactaattatttatatcaaaaaatatggccccaaaaaaatataataagtgGGATTTGAATCATAACTCTAGCCTAACTATTAATGAGTTGTTGACAAGAAGATGCttgaaattataatacaaaatattttttaaaaatagctttttgtttgaaaataaaaatatattaaaataatttttgtaaaaaaaattatttttaatatcaatattttaaaattattaaaaaatattaatttaaaattttttaaagtaaaacatAGTTAAAAgtagaaacaaaaacattatcaaACACCATAAAATATTCTAGTTGTAATTTATCACGCTAGTTCAACatgaatttataaacaaaaacatgcTTTTGTTGCATATACAGgattcaatcaatcaatctcCATAAAGAAGAAGATTCACTCTTAAATTGATGCATCTCCACTTTACACCACAATAGTAAAAAAGTTGAATCTAAGACTATTggatgacaaaaaaaacattattacattaattttgtAGAACAGAATAATATTTAAACCTAGCATAGACGGTGTTGCATGAACATGGAcaacttttttccttcttaaaaacaaatgagacctactctcttctctctcttttttgtctttctttcattaatattttttatttaatatttaatatctttttaatacttcattacttattataattttagaatCATGTATATTATAtccataaattgaaaatttttcacGTGTAGTTTATgaagattaaataaaagaaagcgcaatcaatcattttatcatcttataggaaataaaaataaaatttataataaatagaaaaagaaaaaaaaaaaaaaaaaagagcccgTTTCGAGCATGCTGCGAAGCAAGGCCTGCTCGCCTAGATTGGAGACCTCAGACCTGGACTAacctcttaaaataaaaatggtgtgCTTGTTGAGGCAATAGTGTCATTAATCTTTGTCTTCTCCGGTGATCGGAGAGTCTCCAGAAATCGATAATTTACTGAATCTGCAGAAATAGTGAAAGACTTGCAGGATGATTGACATCCTATACCTATTTGACAGCAATGTCAGGGATGGATCACAGTGGTGGATCCTAGAGCAACTCCTTGGATACATTTACATGTGAATGGGCCCTGTTATTAAGTCCAGAAAAGGATCCAGCAAGGTATGGGCCTAATAAGTGGGTTCATGTTCGGGCTGCCATGAATTACCATGCTTGAGCTCCAGATTaacagttgattttttattttatttttagttttaagaaGCATCTacttacaaaaatattataaaactcGATTTTTCATTGTTATCATAAGAGAGAAACAAACTCGTTAACACATCAACTTAATGTTCGTAATTGACGTTAAAGAcctaattataagaaaattaatccaTCCAacatttttagaataataatagGTTCAAACATGGTATTTTTTGAAGGGGAAACGGATACGAATATTAATTGAGTTACAACTTATTGATAGATATTGAAACTAGTTAATAATCATACATGTGTTGTTGTCTTATAAATACTTGTCGTAAATTGaagataaacaaataatatttaatattataaatagtttattgttaaaaaatattagttctaTAGTTAATGTTTCGGTATGCATTTGGTAACGCGGTGCTCtatcttattaaaaatatgtttggaattataataatagtgacgattcaaaatgtttttcgcttagaaatatattaaaataaaaaaaaaattattttaaaacattatttttaacatcaaaacaatttaaaaatattaaaaacatatattttaaacaaaaaagaattagaacACGGTGTGCACAAACACGGTAAACAAGTGAAATTATGGTCAGTTTACGTGGGAATGTCAAAGGATTACAACGTTTTTACCAGCTACCATGTCAGTGAAGTCCACAAAGATGTCTGGTGCATGTTCTcttgaaaaggagagagagattCTTAACAAACTTGACGGCTGCCCTGGTGTGAAACAATGTTATGGAGAAGACGTTACCCTAGGTGAAGAAGAGGAGACGGTTTATAATCTGTTGTTGAATTTGCTTATGATGCTACTTGAGCTGATCTTACTGACAATATTAAGCGGAGGCTGTGGGTTACCTGAACCTCTAAAGTAAGGTTCTATACGAGATGCGTTCTCGAAGTGCTTCAAAAGTTCATGAGTTTGGTTCTGTTCAATGTGGTATAAAACCTGACAGCATATTGATGGCTACTTCTGGCGTGCTTGCTGCTTCTAACCATGTGGCAATAAATGGTGATTTTGGAACGGcaaagaaagcaaataaaaagacTTCTTTAAGAGGAAGTCCAATGTATGTGTCACCTGAAATAGTGAAAAATTCGGTATCCAAGAAACATCATCTGATATTCGGGGGCACTTGGCTGTGTAGTGCTTAAGATGTTGACAGCGAAGCCTCCATGGATTCTAAAGACTGATCGAAAGAAGGATCCTGGTTCAGTTACGAGGGACCTTTTATCTATGATTGGTTCCACACATGAATCACCAGCTATTCCTGACAACATATCAGAGGAAGGTCAGGATTTTTTCAGATATTGCTACTCAAAGAGTCCTGCATGGAGATCGACAGCAAGTGAAGTGAGCTCCTGAATCACAAGTCTGTGATGGAAtttgaaggagaaggagaaggagaaggagaaggagagaagCATGCTAGTGAAGGAGAGGAGGTCTTGGATCTTGAAAGGGTCAGTTGATCACTGTCTTCAACCTACGACGAGGACAGCTATGTATCTCTGGAGGATTCTTCATCCGCTTCCCTTTTAGAAGATAGTGAGCAGGTTTCCAGCGCCAGCATTGTTCCTGATGCCTTTCCAATATTTACAAATACATCGGTTAAACAAGTTGCAATGTAGCGAGCTCAAGTTTTttccttcaacattaagtttAATGGCTCTCTGTTCTGATTGTTCATGAGATTTTCAGTATTGCATATTTTAGTTCGGATTcatttcaatcaatcaatcaaaattgattatttgttcttaatatttttcttctgttATACTAATCAATTCTTTCTGCTGcatttacacattcttttgtgcCATTTTATTGTCTGCAACAAATCATGATGCTGCTGCTCTAAAATATCTTTTGCTGGAAATGCTTAGAAAAAGTTAAAGCATAAAACAACTGGACAGATATAGTGATGACATGATTAGAATGTATTATTGGTTACTTGAAATTGATTGTTAGGTTAAGAGTACTGAAGATTACAATTTACAAAGGCAGAGCCAGATGGTACATCTACATTCAGCTTCAGCATTGGTACTGCCTGCAATCATTAATAATTCCAAGTCCATACATTTGATTCTTTGGTGCTATCTTCCCAGTTCTTGCACTTCCTTTTGATTTTCACTGTAGTGCTTCAGTTCCATTGTTTCTCATTGATCTGTTTGCTAGTTATGAGTATATTGTTATCATACaagttgttttatttatttatagtggTAATGGTAGAAATCTATATATTCTTGATGCCTTAGCTGAAGTTGAGGAATAGAAGTGTCAGGAATTAGCTGCAGCTGACAATGACCCTACCAAAATGTCATTACAACTGTTCAACAAATGtggaaaatcatatttaaatctCTGAAGTTCTGGAAAGTGATGATTACTAGGCAATAAAGAGTTGATAACAGGTATGGTAAccgaagatgaagatgaaatcGAGTCTTCGGAGTCATTACCAGGAACTTGGTAAcaatgatgaaaagaaaaaggttatgATTACCCTATTATGACTCTGTGAGAGCTTATAATAATTGGATTCTATATCCGACGTCATGCCATTTTTATGAGATTTCACCTAATCTGTAGTCTGTCCAAACTGTGCATACCTTGCAGGACACCACACTTGAATGTTCATAGTTTTCCCCTTGGAACATTAGCTGGTATTATTCATCAGCTGTATCTTAAATGTCTGTAATTACTGCCATGTCACTTCTTGTTGTAATAAACCCCGGCAtagcaatatataaaaaataggcaCACATGATACAGAAAAACCCTATTTTCCAAAGGAAACTAGCATTTAAGGACAGGATGCACTCACTCTAGCAGTGAAGCCCGTTAGAAGAACAAACAACGCAGTTATTCTGCTCTTCCAAGGGAAGTTGAAACAAAGTAGGAAGTGGGGATAGATTAAGTAACTTCAACACACACATTTACGTGTAGTTAAGGAGTGACAATCTTCAAGGGAATATCTCAATGACCAAGTTGATTGTAAGTAGGTTGATGAAAATAAAGGAAGGAATCATAATATCTGAGATTGACCACTGCAGAATCTGAAAATCTTAAAAGCCAAGTTTGAGCTTTAGTAGGCTTTCCTGACAGATATTCCTTGGTTCTGTATGGATTAAATTGATAATGgatcatgatttttctttattttggagTTAGAGTGGAGGATTTGAAACTCATATTCCCAAGAATATATATAGCTTTGGGGTGAACTTTGTTGTAATGTGGAAGATCTGTGTCTTTGTTGCATTTGTTAATTCAAACTGCAGCTGGTAAGAGAATAAGTATTTAGATTAAGGGCATGAAAAGATGAATTATTCTCTAGGATGTGAATTTCACAGTTACCTGCACATCCAAGACACAAATACAGCCTTTCACCCGTAACATTTAAACAATCGGATGGTAAGGAGCTaggaatataaattaaaaattatagtactcaataaaaggaagaaagtgTTAATCAATAACATAGTTCTTCCATTAATATTGCTACCTACAATAAACGAATCATTGATTACAAGGACAAAATTATCTTGTAATATACTGCAATACGcagaaaaaatgaaagaatccTCAACATTGAATTTCAACCTAGACCTATTTGACTGAAAAGTCTGCATTACTTCACTCTTATGCACCAGCAGGGATAGTGCAGGTTGGCAGATACTGCACTGCATTTTCTTCAACCCGTGATGCATGCGTCATTGCATCAACATTACTGGTAATACCCTCTTCATCATCAGACCAAGGAGAGAAACATGAACCCTCATCTGATGTGAAGCTCCACTCTTCATAAAATGAGGAACCACTAAATTCATCATCTGTCCCGCATAATGTGTCTGTCCATTCCACACTTTCTGCATCCGAAGTCTCCACAAATTCACCACCATCTAAATTCACTCCTGACACAAAAGGTTCATCCAGCAACATCTCAGCAGTAAACCTGAACATAGGGTTGGCAACAAAACACCTTTTCAAGAAATCCTTGGCATCCTTCGAGACCTCTGAAGGCATTTTAGGTAATTCATATCCATCACCAATCTTTCTCATTAGTTCTTCAATAGTAACATCAGGTT
This genomic interval from Populus alba chromosome 1, ASM523922v2, whole genome shotgun sequence contains the following:
- the LOC118034042 gene encoding mitogen-activated protein kinase kinase kinase 20, with product MSVKSTKMSGACSLEKEREILNKLDGCPGVKQCYGEDVTLGEEEETVYNLLLNLLMMLLELILLTILSGGCGLPEPLNILMATSGVLAASNHVAINGDFGTAKKANKKTSLRGSPMYVSPEIVKNSTDRKKDPGSVTRDLLSMIGSTHESPAIPDNISEEGEGEGEGEGEKHASEGEEVLDLERVS